A genome region from Nicotiana tabacum cultivar K326 chromosome 13, ASM71507v2, whole genome shotgun sequence includes the following:
- the LOC107818604 gene encoding nicastrin-like isoform X1, protein MDDTKLLVFLLCFIAQFCLSISASDQVNSFQSVPDLEKSMYMAIDGYPCVRLLNLSGEIGCSNPGRANIVAPVARFKTANKLAEPSALVVSIDQFEELFGRLSNDAEFSRHVVGVLVESGSQLQNGLKGFSPDKKFPQAEFAPYRSGSFEWNPIGSGLMWKAYNFPVFLLSNSSTSALQEIALRNEKRKKSYTVDVADFNLVMQTTKSGTRDSESCLREQTCLPLGGYSVWSALPPMAISSSEKAKPVILVVASMDAASFFRDKSIGADSPISGLISLLTVVDALSRVDGLKDLDKQLVFAVFTGEAWGYLGSRRFLLELDQHSDAVSGLDLALIETVLEIGSVGKGFAQDDKTFFAHSTSETATNGTLSAIQDALGSLRTQSIKISRASKSNPGLPPSSLMSFLKKNPKTSGVVLEDFDTAFTNKFYHSHLDDLPVNINSSAIVAAASVVARSLYILASNKKEIKTSALNTININASLVEELLGCLLSCEPGLSCELVNRYIAPSTSCPSHYVGVVLGEPSSQPYPGNVGDVPRFVWNFLADKTAIPSKNLSSTCPKGCSGKGEMCVKAETDGKGVCVISTTRYIPAYSTRLKYESDTWEVLPHNSSDIMGEADPVWTESNWETIKLRVYTVQDTRFDTWILLLGIAVTVLSYIITVMAKAFITKALKRD, encoded by the exons ATGGACGATACAAAGCTCTTAGTTTTTCTTCTCTGCTTCATTGCTCAGTTTTGCCTCTCTATCTCAG CATCAGACCAAGTGAACTCTTTCCAGTCAGTTCCTGATCTTGAGAAGTCAATGTACATGGCCATTGACGGGTATCCGTGTGTACGGCTGCTAAACCTTTCAGGGGAGATCGGTTGTTCAA ACCCTGGGCGTGCCAACATAGTTGCTCCAGTTGCTAGGTTCAAGACAGCAAATAAGTTGGCTGAGCCATCTGCATTAGTGGTGTCTATAGATCAATTTGAGGAACTCTTTGGAAG GTTGTCAAATGATGCAGAATTTTCAAGGCATGTCGTCGGTGTATTAGTTGAATCAGGTTCTCAGCTTCAGAATGGCTTAAAAG GATTTTCCCCTGACAAAAAGTTTCCACAAGCTGAATTCGCTCCATATCGAAGTGGCAGTTTTGAGTGGAACCCAATT GGATCTGGATTGATGTGGAAGGCTTACAACTTTCCTGTATTTTTGCTTTCAAACAGTAGCACATCGGCCTTGCAAGAG ATTGCTTTGAGAAATGAGAAGCGAAAGAAATCATACACTGTCGATGTGGCCGACTTTAATCTTGTGATGCAG ACAACAAAGTCCGGGACTCGCGATTCAGAATCTTGTCTTAGAGAACAAACTTGCCTTCCATTGGGTGGGTACAG TGTCTGGTCAGCGCTCCCACCAATGGCCATCTCATCGTCAGAGAAGGCAAAGCCTGTGATATTGGTTGTGGCTTCTATGGATGCGGCTTCCTTTTTTCGTGACAAAAGTATTGGTGCAGATTCACCTATATCT GGGTTGATCTCATTGCTGACTGTGGTGGATGCTCTTTCACGTGTTGATGGCTTGAAGGACCTTGATAAACAG CTTGTATTTGCTGTTTTCACTGGGGAGGCCTGGGGCTACCTTGGTAGTAGGAGATTTCTCCTTGAGCTTGATCAACATTCTGATGCTGTTAGTGGACTTGACTTGGCACTAATTGAAACG GTTCTTGAAATCGGATCAGTTGGAAAGGGTTTCGCTCAGGATGATAAAACATTCTTTGCTCATAGTACAAGT GAGACTGCCACAAATGGAACTTTAAGTGCCATCCAGGATGCTTTAGGTTCGCTTAGGACTCAAAGCATTAAGATCTCAAGGGCAAGTAAATCAAACCCAGGGTTACCCCCATCCTCTCTGATGTCATTTCTGAAGAAG AATCCAAAGACTTCTGGGGTAGTCCTTGAAGACTTTGATACTGCCTTCACTAATAAATTCTACCACAGCCACTTGGATGATCTAC CAGTGAATATAAACTCCTCGGCCATAGTGGCCGCTGCTTCTGTTGTTGCCCGAAGTCTGTACATTCTGGCCAGTAATAAGAAGGAAATTAAAACTTCAGCTTTGAATACCATCAACATAAATGCCTCCTTGGTTGAAGAACTCCTCGGCTGCTTGTTGAGTTGTGAACCCGGATTATCGTGTGAACTGGTAAATCGCTACATCGCTCCCTCTACAAGTTGCCCAAGCCATTATGTGGGAGTCGTCCTGGGGGAACCTTCCTCTCAGCCATATCCTGGTAATGTGGGCGATGTTCCTCGGTTTGTGTGGAATTTTCTGGCTGATAAAACAGCTATCCCTTCAAAGAATTTGAGCTCTACTTGTCCAAAGGGCTGCAGCGGCAAAGGGGAAATGTGTGTCAAAGCAGAGACAGATGGGAAGGGTGTCTGTGTCATTTCCACAACCAG GTACATCCCAGCATACTCAACTCGATTGAAGTACGAATCTGACACTTGGGAGGTTTTACCTCATAATTCCTCCGATATCATGGGAGAAGCTGACCCTGTTTGGACAGAGAGTAACTGGGAAACAATAAAGCTTCGTGTCTACACAGTACAGGACACTAGATTTGACACTTGGATTCTGCTGCTAGGTATTGCTGTTACAGTTTTGTCATACATTATAACAGTAATGGCAAAAGCCTTCATAACAAAGGCCTTGAAACGAGATTAG
- the LOC107818604 gene encoding nicastrin-like isoform X2 produces the protein MDDTKLLVFLLCFIAQFCLSISASDQVNSFQSVPDLEKSMYMAIDGYPCVRLLNLSGEIGCSNPGRANIVAPVARFKTANKLAEPSALVVSIDQFEELFGRLSNDAEFSRHVVGVLVESGSQLQNGLKGFSPDKKFPQAEFAPYRSGSFEWNPIGSGLMWKAYNFPVFLLSNSSTSALQEIALRNEKRKKSYTVDVADFNLVMQTTKSGTRDSESCLREQTCLPLGGYSVWSALPPMAISSSEKAKPVILVVASMDAASFFRDKSIGADSPISGLISLLTVVDALSRVDGLKDLDKQLVFAVFTGEAWGYLGSRRFLLELDQHSDAVSGLDLALIETVLEIGSVGKGFAQDDKTFFAHSTSETATNGTLSAIQDALGSLRTQSIKISRASKSNPGLPPSSLMSFLKKNPKTSGVVLEDFDTAFTNKFYHSHLDDLLNINSSAIVAAASVVARSLYILASNKKEIKTSALNTININASLVEELLGCLLSCEPGLSCELVNRYIAPSTSCPSHYVGVVLGEPSSQPYPGNVGDVPRFVWNFLADKTAIPSKNLSSTCPKGCSGKGEMCVKAETDGKGVCVISTTRYIPAYSTRLKYESDTWEVLPHNSSDIMGEADPVWTESNWETIKLRVYTVQDTRFDTWILLLGIAVTVLSYIITVMAKAFITKALKRD, from the exons ATGGACGATACAAAGCTCTTAGTTTTTCTTCTCTGCTTCATTGCTCAGTTTTGCCTCTCTATCTCAG CATCAGACCAAGTGAACTCTTTCCAGTCAGTTCCTGATCTTGAGAAGTCAATGTACATGGCCATTGACGGGTATCCGTGTGTACGGCTGCTAAACCTTTCAGGGGAGATCGGTTGTTCAA ACCCTGGGCGTGCCAACATAGTTGCTCCAGTTGCTAGGTTCAAGACAGCAAATAAGTTGGCTGAGCCATCTGCATTAGTGGTGTCTATAGATCAATTTGAGGAACTCTTTGGAAG GTTGTCAAATGATGCAGAATTTTCAAGGCATGTCGTCGGTGTATTAGTTGAATCAGGTTCTCAGCTTCAGAATGGCTTAAAAG GATTTTCCCCTGACAAAAAGTTTCCACAAGCTGAATTCGCTCCATATCGAAGTGGCAGTTTTGAGTGGAACCCAATT GGATCTGGATTGATGTGGAAGGCTTACAACTTTCCTGTATTTTTGCTTTCAAACAGTAGCACATCGGCCTTGCAAGAG ATTGCTTTGAGAAATGAGAAGCGAAAGAAATCATACACTGTCGATGTGGCCGACTTTAATCTTGTGATGCAG ACAACAAAGTCCGGGACTCGCGATTCAGAATCTTGTCTTAGAGAACAAACTTGCCTTCCATTGGGTGGGTACAG TGTCTGGTCAGCGCTCCCACCAATGGCCATCTCATCGTCAGAGAAGGCAAAGCCTGTGATATTGGTTGTGGCTTCTATGGATGCGGCTTCCTTTTTTCGTGACAAAAGTATTGGTGCAGATTCACCTATATCT GGGTTGATCTCATTGCTGACTGTGGTGGATGCTCTTTCACGTGTTGATGGCTTGAAGGACCTTGATAAACAG CTTGTATTTGCTGTTTTCACTGGGGAGGCCTGGGGCTACCTTGGTAGTAGGAGATTTCTCCTTGAGCTTGATCAACATTCTGATGCTGTTAGTGGACTTGACTTGGCACTAATTGAAACG GTTCTTGAAATCGGATCAGTTGGAAAGGGTTTCGCTCAGGATGATAAAACATTCTTTGCTCATAGTACAAGT GAGACTGCCACAAATGGAACTTTAAGTGCCATCCAGGATGCTTTAGGTTCGCTTAGGACTCAAAGCATTAAGATCTCAAGGGCAAGTAAATCAAACCCAGGGTTACCCCCATCCTCTCTGATGTCATTTCTGAAGAAG AATCCAAAGACTTCTGGGGTAGTCCTTGAAGACTTTGATACTGCCTTCACTAATAAATTCTACCACAGCCACTTGGATGATCTAC TGAATATAAACTCCTCGGCCATAGTGGCCGCTGCTTCTGTTGTTGCCCGAAGTCTGTACATTCTGGCCAGTAATAAGAAGGAAATTAAAACTTCAGCTTTGAATACCATCAACATAAATGCCTCCTTGGTTGAAGAACTCCTCGGCTGCTTGTTGAGTTGTGAACCCGGATTATCGTGTGAACTGGTAAATCGCTACATCGCTCCCTCTACAAGTTGCCCAAGCCATTATGTGGGAGTCGTCCTGGGGGAACCTTCCTCTCAGCCATATCCTGGTAATGTGGGCGATGTTCCTCGGTTTGTGTGGAATTTTCTGGCTGATAAAACAGCTATCCCTTCAAAGAATTTGAGCTCTACTTGTCCAAAGGGCTGCAGCGGCAAAGGGGAAATGTGTGTCAAAGCAGAGACAGATGGGAAGGGTGTCTGTGTCATTTCCACAACCAG GTACATCCCAGCATACTCAACTCGATTGAAGTACGAATCTGACACTTGGGAGGTTTTACCTCATAATTCCTCCGATATCATGGGAGAAGCTGACCCTGTTTGGACAGAGAGTAACTGGGAAACAATAAAGCTTCGTGTCTACACAGTACAGGACACTAGATTTGACACTTGGATTCTGCTGCTAGGTATTGCTGTTACAGTTTTGTCATACATTATAACAGTAATGGCAAAAGCCTTCATAACAAAGGCCTTGAAACGAGATTAG
- the LOC107818601 gene encoding NADH dehydrogenase [ubiquinone] iron-sulfur protein 1, mitochondrial-like, translating to MGLGLLASRALRSSRIFRNPTNSVLRTIVSTPELNNADAAAATAPAPVPSDRSPVGGARVHFPNPDDVIEVFVDGYPVKIPKGMTVLQACEIAGVDIPRFCYHSRLSIAGNCRMCLVEVEKSPKPVASCAMPALPGMKIKTDTPIAKKAREGVMEFLLMNHPLDCPICDQGGECDLQDQSMAFGSDRGRFTEMKRSVVDKNLGPLVKTVMTRCIQCTRCVRFATEVAGTEDLGMLGRGSGEEIGTYVEKLMTSELSGNVIDICPVGALTSKPFAFKARNWELKGTESIDVTDAVGSNIRIDSRGPEVMRVVPRLNEDINEEWISDKTRFFYDGLKRQRLNDPMIRGADGRFKAVSWRDALAIVAEVMHQIKPEEIVGVAGKLSDAESMMALKDLLNKMGSDNIFCEGNGKQPNADLRSGYIMNTSISGLEKADVFLLVGTQPRVEAAMVNARIRKTVRANNAKVGYIGAAADFNYDHQHLGTDPQTLVEIAEGRHPFSSALKNAKNPVIIVGAGVFDREDKDAVFAAVDTIAKNNNVVRSDWNGLNVLLLNAAQAAALDLGLVPESEKCIDSAKFVYLMGADDVSLDKLPDDAFVVYQGHHGDRGVYRANVILPASAFTEKEGIYENTEGCAQITLPAVPTVGDSRDDWKIIRALSEVAGIGLPYDSLGAIRSRIGTVAPNLLELDERTPATFSTSLRPEVSQKVSSTPFTPAVENFYMTDAITRASKIMAQCSALLRK from the exons ATGGGATTAGGGTTACTCGCTTCTCGAGCCCTACGATCTTCTAGAATCTTCCGTAACCCGACCAATTCCGTACTCCGCACCATCGTCTCCACACCGGAACTAAACAACGCCGATGCCGCCGCAGCAACGGCACCAGCACCCGTACCGTCAGATCGAAGCCCGGTTGGTGGGGCACGAGTTCATTTCCCTAACCCGGATGACGTCATCGAGGTCTTTGTGGATGGGTACCCGGTCAAAATCCCTAAGGGCATGACTGTACTTCAAGCTTGTGAAATTGCTGGAGTTGATATCCCTAGGTTTTGTTACCATAGCAGGCTAAGTATTGCTGGAAATTGCCGGATGTGTCTTGTTGAGGTTGAGAAATCTCCTAAGCCTGTTGCTTCTTGTGCCATGCCTGCACTTCCAG GAATGAAGATCAAGACAGATACACCTATTGCCAAAAAGGCTCGTGAAGGAGTCATGGAGTTTTTGCTTATGAATCATCCGCTGGATTGTCCAATTTGTGATCAGGGAGGAGAATGTGATCTCCAAGATCAGTCTATGGCCTTTGGCTCAGACCGCGGGCGTTTCACTGAAATGAAGAGGTCTGTGGTTGACAAGAATTTGGGCCCATTGGTGAAGACTGTGATGACCCGGTGCATCCAGTGTACAAG GTGCGTCAGGTTTGCTACAGAAGTAGCTGGAACGGAGGACCTTGGAATGTTGGGTCGTGGTAGTGGAGAAGAAATTGGAACTTATGTTGAAAAACTTATGACAAGTGAACTTTCAGGGAATGTGATTGATATTTGTCCAGTTGGAGCCCTTACCTCAAAACCTTTTGCCTTTAAAGCCAGAAATTGGGAGCTAAAGGGCACAGAAAGCATTGATGTGACTGATGCCGTTGGTTCTAACATTCGAATTGATAGTAGAGGTCCGGAGGTCATGCGTGTTGTACCGCGATTAAACGAG GACATCAACGAGGAATGGATATCAGACAAAACACGATTCTTTTATGATGGTCTGAAGAGGCAAAGACTGAATGACCCCATGATCCGTGGTGCTGATGGACGATTTAAGGCAGTGAGTTGGCGAGATGCCCTAGCTATTGTTGCTGAAGTCATGCATCAAATTAAGCCAGAGGAAATTGTCGGTGTTGCAGGAAAGCTGTCTGATGCTGAATCCATGATGGCACTGAAAGATCTTTTGAACAAAATGGGGTCAGACAACATCTTTTGTGAAGGGAATGGCAAGCAACCAAATGCTGACCTTCGTTCTGGATACATTATGAATACCAGCATCAGTGGCTTGGAGAAAGCAGATGTTTTCCTCTTGGTTGGAACCCAG CCAAGGGTGGAAGCTGCTATGGTGAATGCCAGAATACGCAAAACAGTTAGAGCAAATAATGCTAAGGTGGGTTATATTGGGGCTGCTGCTGATTTCAACTACGATCATCAACATCTCGGAACAGACCCTCAAACACTAGTTGAAATTGCTGAGGGCCGCCACCCCTTCTCCTCGGCTCTTAAAAATGCTAAGAACCCAGTCATCATCGTCGGTGCTGGTGTGTTTGACCGAGAGGACAAGGATGCTGTTTTTGCTGCTGTTGACACTATTGCGAAGAACAATAATGTTGTGAGATCTGATTGGAATGGACTAAATGTGTTGCTGCTGAATGCTGCCCAAGCTGCCGCTCTTGATCTTGGACTTGTGCCTGAATCTGAAAAATGCATTGATTCTGCGAAGTTTGTATATTTGATGGGTGCTGATGATGTGAGCTTGGACAAACTTCCAGATGACGCCTTTGTGGTTTACCAAGGTCACCATGGTGATCGTGGTGTATATCGTGCCAATGTGATTTTGCCGGCATCTGCTTTCACCGAGAAAGAAGGAATATATGAAAACACAGAAGGATGTGCTCAGATCACACTGCCAGCCGTTCCTACTGTGGGTGATTCCAGGGATGATTGGAAGATAATCAGAGCATTATCTGAGGTCGCAGGTATTGGATTACCCTATGATAGTCTAGGGGCAATCCGATCTCGAATTGGGACAGTGGCACCAAATCTCCTGGAATTGGATGAGAGAACACCAGCCACATTCTCAACTTCTTTAAGACCTGAGGTCAGCCAAAAAGTAAGTTCAACTCCATTCACACCTGCTGTGGAGAACTTCTACATGACTGATGCAATTACTAGGGCCTCAAAGATTATGGCTCAGTGTAGTGCCTTGCTAAGGAAATGA
- the LOC107818603 gene encoding DExH-box ATP-dependent RNA helicase DExH18, mitochondrial: MARGPARNLLYLYLNNNNSSKFRFFSVSSRFLHTHFTEPKKIQDFHICGHPLPTPPRFSPLWFNQWKRFDLFNFYGHPFSTVVENEDNESELCNLDVEENECENGTLGSEKRLNFVQIASRDPVEIYKELRDASKGEKQARADWDVLIEIFRCFAKSGWASNQALAVYIGAAFFPTAAHKFRNFFFKKCKVDIAKYLVSLGPCIEAEKFLFPIFVEFCLEEFPDEIKNFRKMVESADLTKPHTWFPFARAMKRKIIYHCGPTNSGKTYNALQRFMEAKKGIYCSPLRLLAMEVFDKVNGLGVYCSLLTGQEKKHVPFSNHVACTVEMVSTDEMYDVAVIDEIQMMADSHRGYAWTRALLGLKADEIHVCGDPSVLDIVRKICSETGDELVEQHYERFKPLVVEAKTLLGDLKNVRSGDCVVAFSRREIFEVKLAIEKHTNHRCCVIYGALPPETRRQQATLFNDPNNEFDVLVASDAVGMGLNLNIRRIIFNTLSKYNGDKIVPVPSSQVKQIAGRAGRRGSRYPEGLTTTLQLEDLDYLIECLKKPFDEVHKVGLFPFYEQVELFAGQIPNSTFSELLDRFGENCRLDGSYFLCQYNHIKKIANMLEKVQGLSLEDRFNFCFAPVNIRDPKAMYHLLKFASSYAQELPVNIAMGMPKCSARNDSELLDLETRHQVLSMYMWLSNHFENDKFPYFKKAEAMATGIAELLGESLANARWKPESRNSGKQKGQEKDGGNERPRRRQETSLSHQQQLEKVAA, from the exons ATGGCAAGAGGACCAGCAAGAAATCTCCTTTATCTATATTTAAACAATAATAACAGTTCAAAGTTTAGATTTTTCTCAGTTTCCAGTAGATTCCTACATACCCATTTCACAGAACCGAAAAAAATCCAAGATTTTCACATTTGTGGACACCCTTTACCAACCCCACCTCGATTTTCACCTTTATGGTTTAATCAATGGAAAAGGTTtgatctttttaatttttatggaCACCCTTTTTCCACAGTGGTGGAAAATGAAGATAATGAATCAGAACTTTGTAATTTGGATGTTGAAGAGAATGAGTGTGAAAATGGAACGTTAGGGTCTGAGAAAAGATTGAATTTTGTTCAAATAGCTAGTCGTGATCCGGTCGAAATATATAAGGAGCTTAGGGATGCTTCCAAGGGGGAAAAGCAAGCGCGAGCCGATTGGGatgttttgattgagatttttaGATGTTTTGCTAAGTCCGGATGGGCTTCAAATCAGGCTCTAGCTGTGTATATTGGGGCTGCATTCTTTCCTACAGCAGCGCATAAGTTTCGTAACTTTTTCTTTAAGAAGTGTAAGGTTGATATTGCGAAGTACTTAGTGTCGCTTGGTCCGTGCATTGAGGCTGAGAAGTTTCTATTTCCGATCTTCGTGGAGTTTTGCTTAGAAGAGTTTCCTGATGAGATAAAGAATTTCAGGAAAATGGTTGAGTCGGCAGATTTGACAAAACCTCATACTTGGTTTCCATTTGCCAGGGCGATGAAACGCAAGATCATATATCATTGTGGTCCCACAAATAGTGGTAAAACATATAACGCATTGCAAAGGTTCATGGAAGCGAAGAAGGGAATTTATTGTAGTCCTCTAAGATTGTTGGCTATGGAGGTTTTCGATAAGGTGAATGGATTAGGAGTATATTGTAGTCTTCTTACAGGGCAGGAGAAGAAGCATGTCCCATTTTCTAATCACGTTGCTTGCACGGTTGAGATGGTTTCAACTGATGAGATGTATGATGTAGCAGTTATTGATGAAATCCAAATGATGGCGGACTCGCATAGAGGTTATGCATGGACAAGGGCTCTACTAGGGTTAAAGGCTGACGAGATACATGTTTGTGGAGATCCAAGTGTACTGGATATTGTTCGCAAAATCTGTTCTGAAACTGGGGATGAGTTGGTAGAACAACATTATGAGAGGTTTAAGCCATTGGTGGTTGAAGCCAAGACTCTTTTAGGTGATCTGAAAAACGTGAGGTCAGGGGATTGTGTTGTTGCTTTTTCAAGGAGAGAAATATTTGAGGTAAAATTGGCGATTGAGAAGCATACTAATCACCGTTGTTGTGTAATATATGGTGCCTTACCACCAGAAACTCGAAGACAGCAAGCTACCTTATTTAACGATCCGAACAATGAGTTTGATGTCTTGGTTGCCAGCGATGCAGTCGGAATGGGTTTAAACCTGAACATTCGAAGAATCATCTTCAACACCCTGTCAAAGTACAATGGTGACAAGATTGTTCCTGTTCCCTCGTCACAGGTGAAGCAGATTGCCGGAAGAGCTGGTCGGAGGGGAAGTCGCTATCCTGAAGGACTAACCACCACTTTACAGCTGGAAGATTTGGACTATTTAATCGAGTGTCTGAAGAAGCCATTTGACGAAGTTCACAAAGTTGGTCTCTTTCCTTTCTATGAGCAGGTTGAGTTATTTGCGGggcaaattccaaattctacattctCCGAGCTGCTTGATAGGTTTGGTGAAAATTGCCGTTTGGACGGTTCTTATTTCTTGTGCCAGTATAACCACATAAAAAAGATAGCTAATATGCTGGAGAAAGTTCAAGGATTATCTCTTGAAGATCGTTTCAATTTTTGCTTTGCTCCTGTTAACATTAGAGACCCAAAAGCAATGTACCATCTTCTGAAGTTTGCGTCATCGTATGCACAAGAGCTGCCTGTTAATATAGCAATGGGCATGCCAAAATGTTCTGCTCGTAATGATTCGGAGCTCCTGGATCTTGAGACTAGGCACCAAGTGTTGTCCATGTATATGTGGTTATCTAATCACTTTGAGAACGACAAATTTCCATATTTCAAAAAGGCTGAGGCAATGGCAACAGGGATTGCTGAGTTACTAGGTGAATCACTAGCAAATGCTCGGTGGAAACCAGAGTCAAGGAATTCCGGGAAACAAAAAGGCCAGGAGAAGGATGGTGGTAATGAAAGGCCAAG GAGAAGACAGGAAACATCTTTGTCTCACCAGCAGCAGCTGGAGAAGGTTGCAGCATAA